In Palaemon carinicauda isolate YSFRI2023 chromosome 28, ASM3689809v2, whole genome shotgun sequence, a single genomic region encodes these proteins:
- the LOC137621819 gene encoding zinc finger MYM-type protein 1-like encodes MGHEVLDVIKQEILKSRYFSISVDSTPDITHTDQLTIIIRHVNMTNYEPVERFLTFIPISSHTGQNLADTLIQYLSEQNIDFTHCRGQTYDNASNMSGKYIGMQQILKNKNSLVDYISCAGHSLNLVGQSAVDCCVEAVSYFGFLQRLYTFFVASTRRWRILLIHIEQKPHCLIPKHLSDTRCLAQFISDCREKFDIYEQKASDRCGNSSYKYESATRQIPKRKKHVSEGSAADAMESMTGKQKFKVNTFNVIIDQLNSALKKRIEAYSTMQQRFDVLTEFESMSDDDIVAAIERLVGVYASDLSSDFYS; translated from the exons ATGGGACATGAAGTGCTTGATGTTATCAAACAGGAGATTTTGAAGTCAAGGTACTTCTCTATTTCAGTGGACTCTACACCAGATATTACTCATACTGACCAGCTGACAATCATTATTCGTCATGTCAATATGACAAATTATGAACCAGTGGAGCGTTTTCTCACATTCATCCCAATTTCCAGTCACACAGGTCAGAATCTTGCTGATACTCTAATTCAGTACTTATCAGAGCAGAACATTGATTTCACTCATTGCCGTGGACAGACATATGACAATGCTAGTAATATGTCCGGTAAATACATTGGTATGCAGCAAATCCTCAAAAACAAGAACAGTTTGGTGGATTATATTTCATGTGCAGGCCACTCACTAAATCTTGTTGGTCAATCTGCGGTGGATTGCTGTGTTGAAGctgtttcatactttgggtttttgcAGCGTTTGTACACATTCTTTGTAGCATCTACACGTCGATGGAGGATTCTGCTAATCCACATAGAACAGAAACCTCATTGTCTTATTCCTAAACACCTATCAGATACCCGATG TCTGGCTCAATTCATAAGTGATTGCAGAGAGAAATTTGACATTTATGAGCAGAAAGCTTCTGACCGTTGTGGAAACAGCTCTTATAAGTATGAAAGTGCAACACGCCAAATACCTAAACGCAAGAAGCATGTTAGTGAAGGGAGTGCTGCAGATGCTATGGAAAGTATGACAGGAAAGCAGAAATTTAAAGTTAACACTTTTAATGTCATCATCGATCAACTGAACAGTGCTTTGAAAAAACGCATTGAAGCATATTCAACAATGCAGCAGCGGTTTGATGTTCTGACTGAGTTTGAATCAATGTCTGATGATGATATTGTGGCTGCAATTGAAAGACTTGTTGGTGTGTATGCAAGTGATCTTTCCTCTGACTTCTATTCATAA